GTCAGATGTCAATTAACAGAATTCAGCACAGCTTAACCCCAACTGTTCAGAATTGAGAGCTTTCAAAGTTAGATTAACCCATACACACCAAGACCAGCTATGATCATGTGAGTAACAACACTTAAGCATTCAAACTTGCCCATCCAGCAACTGATTATGTGAAATGAGGTTAAAATCATGCACAAAATCATAGAATGCACTTCACAAATTAAAGAATCCCCTAGCTATTTGGAGATACTGAATTGGAAACTTACCTGCATCATTGCTCTCATATTTGCAGTGTAAGTAGTTTCTATCATTTTCTCCACCTGCAAATCATATATCAAAGTAACCCATGAGAACAGCACTTTCATAAAAAATACAATATAAATTTAAAGCATAAACCCTCACCTCCATCACAAATCCGTAATGGTAAGCAACCTTTTTCACATCTTCCAGACTTAGTTCAATAGACATATCCTGAGTTCAAGGAGATAAATCAGGCAACTTGAAAGAAAAGATACCGCTTACAATGTGCCTAATGGAAGTTAACTAATTACATCATCAGGCCCATATGAATCAGCAAAGTGATATAGAAGCGGGCCCAAGTTTATCCAGACCTGTTGATTGAAATTAACACAAAGAATAGATATGAGCGAAAGAACAGCTTTAACCATGGTAAAGTTACAAAATTTACTGAATTTATGAACTCAGTAATTGGtttaccaaaaaaaaagttattgaTGATTCTCATGGAGAACACAAATCAGCAATCAATTCCTAAAGCGAAAGAACTCACCCCACCATCCTTAAGAACTTTTGATATGATCTCAATATATTCAACAATATTGTGTGCCGTATCCAGGAAGAAGCAAGTTACAACAGCATCCCATGCAGCTGGAACAACAAATAGAATTGCAAAGAATGTTAAAATTGCATTGCTCTATCATACAGGTACTGCAGCCTGGAATCAGGAATGTAGTAGCAAATGGTACTACACTAAGACTAAAGCAAACAGTAGAGTTATGCTTGTTCTGAAACATACCCTTTATTTAACAGAATGTTAGATTATTTTAAAGTGTTAAAAAGTATTTTGGATTCATGCTGTCTAATATCTATATTCATAAAGAACGTAAATATCATTGAATTATCTCACATTCTTGGCTCTCCTCACTGTAGACCTCTACAAAATCCCCAGCACACATTGAAAATCCATCCGTGATACCTGCACTGTTGATAGAAAAGAAAACTCAGACATTCGTAAGCTGAGTATGTCAaagcaaataaaagaaaaggcaaaaatCAATATCTCTCTTTTTTGCGAGACATATGGCTAAACAACAATGCAAATAAACACTCAGTGTTTACCTACATTATTAATAATGCCAAATGACTGAAACATGCCCAAGCATTAAACCCAAACTCGAATAAAATGAAGTTCAGATTAGACATTCAAAATGTGAAAGCACATTTGACAActaaataaaatatttcaaCATTCAAAGGTCGCATTTTTGTAGGTAAAGTAAAAAAACACATCATATATTGGGATAATAGGTACCTTGAGGGATGGATATCAGGAAATGAAACAGGCCGAAGTTGATCATTGTCTGAAAGAGAATTGCAGTTACTGTGTATCCAAGGATATATAGTCCATTCATTAGCCTCTTGGGTGCTGGCAAAGTGGTAAGAATAGAAATATCATTAGCATTATGAAGTATGAACAATAAATAGTTTGGCATGTAGAGATTATCATACTGGTTCAGGATGAAACTTGAACAAATCAGCATGTAATATGAGAACTCATTCCCCTGGCTTACAAAACCTGTTcaaggttaaaaaaaaatacaacatcAAGATATATCTCAACGGTTCCCAGAGAATTTTAGCTAAGTTTTTAATCAAGAATTTTATTGCAGTACCCAGAGAAGATATCTCCAGCGCCAATCTCCCAAGCCCAGCACCAGGGACTAGACATGAAGGAGGCCTATGAAGTTTGACAAATGTAAATATCAGTAATGCAAGAGTAACAGTAAATACCGCAGTATCTTCTGTTTATTCCTAATGTTGAGATGCTTGCAACGATCATCCATAGCTAGCAACAGGTATAAGTTTAGGTGATATGCTACATAATCAAACACATATGAAGACAATCAGCAAGGAGAATTTCACTAAATTTCTGTTCTTATAGCTTAGATTAAGTGGACAATTTGAGAACAACAAAGTTACAACCTCACAGGGTTCTGGCCCCTGATTGACATCAAAAACAGCTTTTTACCATTACTGATAACAAACTTCCCATCCCGCCCACCCACGCATACACATAAGCACATCCACAAGTAAAAAAGGACAGCAACGTATACATACATGGATGCGCAATCCATGCAAGCACACTTGTGAGCAAAGACAAAAAATAATGCCAGAAGGTTTACCTTTCATTGCTCCGGTTAGGAAAAAGACGATTAAGCTCCTCGAGAATAGGCTTGTAGCACTCATCACGTTCCTTTTGACCCtggaataaaataaataaaaaaacagcAGTATTTTTCAATATTTATATCAGTACACTGAAAAAGAACTCTGCTTCAAGTCTATTACAGTTTAGAACAGAAAATTACCTCTTCAGCCCAATCTCTCACTATATTTCTTATGATGCATCGTACCTGCATAAAACAGATCAAGATGACTAATAAAAGCAGAAAACAATAGAAAATGTCCAAAACAACATGCAAACTGGTGAGTAATTGCATATGTGGGCATAGCATCAAGTTCAGACAGAAATGCACACAGAAATCAGAAAAGTACAGCATGTTTCAGCAATTAAAATTTCATGGGCATAAAATAGAAATCAGCACAAATGAAAAGCAGCAACGTCACATACATCTTTGGCGGTCAACCAATATACCCTTGGCTAACTTCCATTTATAGCATTGTAATATCACACTATCTGCACTGAATCAGAACAACGCTTACCTTGTCAACATCAATTGGAGGAACATTCAACTTGAACAATGAACCTGCGCAATGCCGTGGTGTTACCTAAAACAATGAAACAGGAATTAATATTCCATAGGTATTTGATTTAATTATCTGTGAGCAGAAGATACtagaaaaatttagaagagGAATAACTGAATCAGTGCATGATGTACAGAAAAAGGTCAGTGCTTGGTAGGCCAAAAATGTTCGCGAAATGATGTGTAGTATCCTGACCCCAACTTTAGTATTAGTTTGATATTAGCTAAAACTTTTAGGTATTTTATGGAATTTATGAAAGCTGATTCACTTCCTATCCTACCTTAATTTTCATGGAGTTACCTATCTCTTATCCCTACATTCTCATGGGATGGCAATGGCACTGGAGCACTATCACTTCATATTGCGTCTGTAATCTATTTTGGTTCTGTTGTTTTTCCAACCCATATAATAAGCAGCTTCTCCCTCATGTTTTGTTCCCAGAACAAGATTTGCAAGACTATGATTTGCTATTGTCAAACGTTTTGTTCTGTGCAGGTATCTTGGCACAATTGATTATTTGTTGCAATTTGAAATCTACACGTGTGTACACAATCTCAGTTGTACATGGAGTATTTCCCATTTCGAAAGCATGCCATATCCTTGAGATTCATGACAATGAAATTCAAGTATGATTGCATAGTAATATCCCACATTATGCAATTGAGAATACTCCAACAGCTTATGCCATGCAAGTAGACCTTACATTATCAACAGCAGAAGATGCAGAGACATCTTTATCTTGACAATAAGCTGTGCTCGTATCTGTATCACCATTACACGATACATGTACACCTTGGGATGTTCCCAAGTTGCTGCCAACAGGCTGCGAGCAGCGTGCCGTGTGGTCTTCCTCATCCTGTTTAATATGTAGATATTTAATCAGTCAAATTCAACAAGCAATACAATGGAATCTTCAACAGTATATAATCGGTGATATTATCTAAAAGTGATATATAAAAAAAGGATACAGACAGGTCGTGCCTTTTTATTGACAGTTTCACTTGAAGAACCATGGGCCTTGGCATCTTCTTGGGGGTTATCATGCTGCTCATCCAATGATGTATTGCTTCTGGAAGTAGAAATTGTTGAGCAATCACCCCTCCCACTGGAATGAGTGCAATCCACATGAATGTGGTCATGCATGTTCGATGGATGATCATCGCCACCAACATCTAGATAACGACTCATGTCGAAAGGATGTTCAAATGCCTGCATTGTTTTCATTTTTAATAATGCCATCATCATTGCAGTTTTTGACAAAACATGTGCATTGcagttatcaccaaataaaCAGTCTAAAAAGATCATACCTCAAGCATGTTCATAATAAAAGCTGCGTTCATGGATATACACCTGTCAAGCAATAAAGCGTCAAATAACAGCAGCAAACCTTCAGCAGCAAGCATAAAGGCCTTTTTTACATAAATGACAATAAGACGTGGTGTCCGCACATCTCAGTTGTACGGCAGTACCAAACATTAAACAACAAACAAGTAGAGAACTATTCTGAAAAGGCATTGGCCCATCTTTTTAGAATGTTTCGGTAGAAAGCCCCATGAACATAAGCACGTTGGAAAATCTCATATACAAAGCAGGAGAACTATTTATCAGTACTATATCGTTGCAAGCATGAAACACAGAATGTTACCATCTGAGTCTTTGGTACTTCAGACCAAGGTGGAAAAGAAGTTCCTAAAAAAAATGGCACAAATGTGGGAGAGCACACAGCATTAGATGAGCTAATAAATCAAAATGAACTCTAATGTAGTTAGCAAAGAGTAATTGGGttcaaaaataaaggaaaacatGTGATcattatataaatatataccTTGTGTGCAGGAGGAAGCATTTTAAATGACCGCTCATATCTCTTGACATCCCTTTCTGCTGCATCTTGATAGCTATTACaaccgcaaaagaaatgttttaaATTTTTATCAAGATAAAAGGGTAGGGCTAGATTTTCTCATGTAGTTATATTTCTTAAATATCATTTCTTGTTCCGAGTAGAAACTGACGGTTAGCTTCCCTACGTTACCAactatttggaaaaaaaattcaaaaactgATGTTGCATAGATAAAACTTTTAAACAAGCCAACAGCTGGCAAAAACTAAGCATGTCTTCCAATCCTCCATTCAACATTTTAAGGATCGTAGATTAATCGACTACATCCAAAAGGTTTACATAATTGCAGATTATAGGCAATTTACCATGCTGATCCCCCTATGGTAACATTTTGAGGATTCAAAATATCAGACTCCCATCAAATGCACCCTCTGATAGCCTCAATCAACAACAACCAAAAACCGGCACAGTGCTAGTAAACACCCGCATCACTTAGGCATATCCACTGAATAGTTTCTCCCTAATACGCCGAGGGTAATAAGTCAAGGAAACCAACAGAAACCTCACCAGGTCTAACACCATACCCATAACCCTGATTCACTATCCACACGAACACCGCCATGCACAAGGAAGCACATCCCTCTGCCCATGACTTGGTTAAACTGGGTTGTGCAAATCGAGAACTCCTAAACAGCGTAGACCCTTTATTCTCCAGGGGGAAAAAAACCAGCGCAGCTCCCCGGCTTCCCCGCCAGCTGGTTCCCCGCCACTACCCAATCAAATCCGGCTAGCATCTCACTCTCCCGAACCGGCGAGCGCCCACGAACCCTACAACTCACACGAAAGCATCAAAGCGAACTGCTCCACGCCTCCACTCCCAAAGTCCAAACTCCAGGCCACCCCGTCGCCCCCCACGAGGCCACGACTCGGAATGGCACGCGGAACCGTCTCTAGCACCGAGTCCCGCTGCTTACGTACTTCCAATCAACCGCGgggatggcggcgccgccgggaaTGAACGGAGGCCGATTCGTACAGGGAACGGCAGGGTAGAGAAGAGACGGGGAGCGGGGGATGGGGTTCGCGTACTTGGCATAGGCGGCGAGGATGCGGCGGAGGGACTTGATCTCGAGGGCCTCCTCCTGCTCGGTGTACCGCCGCTCGCTCAtcctctccggcggcggcgaggttggacTATTTTTTCGGATGGATTAACTGGTGCCTCTCAAGTTGTTGACTGACAGGTGATGATGACACGAATGACAGCCCCCATCAGTTTACTCGGCCCGTGTCATGGTCCGGCCCGGCCCTACTGTAGTGCCTTGTGGTTCAGTCCAAGTGCCGGGTCTAGCGAGGCCAATAATGGTACTGCAGACACGAGCACACGCGACATTTGTGACGTGCACCAACGAGATCTTCCCAAAAATAATTGTGATATCAGTGTCATCACTGTAGATTTTGTGAGAGTGCGCTGTCCCAAGCCTGTTCGCTTaacttattcagctggcttatcagccaccaaacagtgttttcctctcacaacaaatcagccgtttcaacttttcaaccggcttataagctgaagcgaacaggacATTACTTCAGCTGTATTCATAAAGTTGCCGAAGAAAGTAGAGGAAGCGATACCAAGTGCTCATTCTGTTTTTTAGAAGAAAGCAGCTAGAGCGTTCGTAAAATACATAAATTGCAGCCTACAACGCCAAAAATAGCATGATTTAATTGTGAAAACATGATGAGAATCCAGCCGGCCTGGACGGCTGGTGAATGCAGTTGACCACACGAACTGAACGTAACTCGGCGAATAAGATTCCCTACGGTAAAACCTGTCCATCAGAATTAAAACCTTCAACTTGGGGTTGATGCTCATGACGCCAACTTCATCAATCTTGAGGATCTACCGACTCAATCTCACGCCAACTTCATCAATCTTGAGGATCTACCGACTCAATCTCTTGTATGTGCTCATAGAGGTAGCGTTGCGTATTCATATAGTTGAGTTGagtgtgtgtgcatgtgtgtgcTGTGTTTCGAAAAAAATTGCAGTTTGCCCACATCAAAACGTCAACAGCCCACGGTAGCTGCTTCTCGAGTTCTGTCTGAGCGCTTCAGTTAGTCAAAGTTCCTGCAAAGGTTACCAAAAAAAATGATGCCATGCCATACGCATGCTCGCCCACGGCCTGAGAACGAGTATACAGATGCAGCCAGCATGCCTGAGAGGCAGGGGACAGTTGGAACCGTAACACAACATACAGCGAACACAGCTGCTCACATCGAATGCCATACTATTTGGTgggagagatttttttttcaagcatTTGACTAAAGAAAGCATCGGTTAGGATTTACAGACGGGGAGCGGGATCAAAAGGcagcagaatttttttttccttgttttacTTTCCTATGCTTTACTTTTTGAACCTCCATATCCTATTTACGTCGAGGTTGGTATTGTTCTGGTGGAATGCTGGAGTGAGACGAAGGTTGCCCCTCCTTCGGGGGCAACATGCTTAAGAAACTTCCTTGAACAGGCTCCTCTTCATCCATGCTCTCTGCTCAGAGATGAATGAAGGTAAGTGGATCGATCACGCAGATAAGATAGTGGAGGGACACGTAAAATACTGGCTCTGCTTATTACCAAACAATGTCTTGATGGTCGGCCGTTTTGGTTTCGagctctttttcttcaactctgCTGTTGCACCAAGCAGCAAATCGTTTTGTCAAGCTAAACATATAATTAAACAAGGTGAAATAGTGCAGAGGAGGAGCAAGGTTAAGGGAGAGCTGACCAATTCCTGCCACTTCATCGTCATTTACAATTTCAAAGTTCTTGTAAGTATATCCAACAAAGTTTGCATCCTTCGATGGAAGCATCTGTAAAAGAATAGTGTTCTTCAATTCATTGGCAAAGGGCAGTAATAAAATGAAGATAAATGCCCAACGAGTAAATTTTTCTAGTCAATTTCCTAAATATCTGTGCCCTCCAAATCATTAGCAATCTTTGAAATGCATAAGTTTCTTCATATTTTATGGTTAAAAGATGCATACTAGACGAACAAGAATTCCTTTTCATGCCCACATTGTGCCACTTATGAGCACAGATTTGTCTATTTCTTGAATGAGGGGGGAATCAATGCACAAACTTAGCAATAAAAGATACACATGAAACAGCAAATAAGGAATTGCCTATAACAAGATCTGTCCTGTAAACTTCCACTATCAAGAAACTTTCCATGGAAAACTCATGCATACCTTTCTCCATGGGCCAGACTTAGATGAACTTTGCATTTGAGCTCCAGTCTGCAGAATAGTGGAAAACGTAATTAAATGAGTGAACAGTACAACTTTTTACAATGTTTAGTAAAATCATCGATGCAGTCATAATTCAAGATTCACCAGGTCAACAACAAACATGCTATCATGGAAACAATGAAAGAACAGAGTATTATGATAGATAATTCAAAAACTACATTTAGTACTGTTTAAAGCCCAACTGATATGAAAGGAAATCGCACTACATTCCTCCCAATCTGCCCAGTTGTATCGCTTAGGTAGCAGATAGAAATTGAGATTAGATCGCTGAGTTCATTGATTAGTACTACTAGAGATCTAACCTGGAAAGTTTTTGAATACCCTACAAGAAATTTAGCTTAAAATGCACAGGGAACCAACACAGACCACTTGATTAGAAGTAAAACTACATACTTCCGAGCAGGAGGAATTATCAGGTGGTGATATTAACCTGTAAATTAAACATCACTCAATCTCTATCTGTTTGCGCCAGTGCTCGTTGATAGGCTAGTTAGCTCTGATGCAGAGTTATAGCCTAGCAGCTCAGTGTGCACCGCTTTTTCTTCTTACTTCTGTTTGTGTTTCAAACATCTGTATTTCAGTTTGACTGTGAGGGGTTTAGCCTTGTCTCAAAAGGGAGGAAAACATTCTGGGGAACCCCTTCTGTTTGATCTGTACATATACTAGCCGTGCCCAGAGCTTGTGTTCGACTACCAGAGTGAACACTAATCGGTATGAAAATAAAACAGAAAATAGGGTCACAGACACCGTGCCAAGTTCACGCCATATTAATCAATGAATGTTATGTGGCATCGACAACCAACCGGTTTTATACAGTAGGCAAATATTATTGATGCAGATAATCTGCAGAACTAGACCAGCTGGGAAAGTAGAATATTACCTCCTCAAATTTCTCAAAGTTCTGAGTGTCTAACTCGCCATTAACTTCTGGTATGAAAGCAGCTTTCATCTGATACAACATATCCCATTGAACACCTCTAAACCATGGATGCGCCTAAAGtggaaaataaaatgaaattaGTTGGGTAATTGAGAGTAATGCGAGCGTACGCATAAAACATGACACACTTTTATTTCATGGGCTCCTTTTGTGCCTAGTCTCTGCTCGACATTGCACAAAAGCTTGCTGATGAGATCCTTAGCTTCAGGAGAAAGCTTTGCCTCTTCAGGGAATTTCAAGTGACTTCTCCAGTTCACAATCTgcatgaacaaaaaaaaactaagttgAGATGCATGTTCATAAAGCCATAATAGC
This sequence is a window from Setaria italica strain Yugu1 chromosome III, Setaria_italica_v2.0, whole genome shotgun sequence. Protein-coding genes within it:
- the LOC101764292 gene encoding carnosine N-methyltransferase; protein product: MSERRYTEQEEALEIKSLRRILAAYANYQDAAERDVKRYERSFKMLPPAHKELLFHLGLKYQRLRWCISMNAAFIMNMLEAFEHPFDMSRYLDVGGDDHPSNMHDHIHVDCTHSSGRGDCSTISTSRSNTSLDEQHDNPQEDAKAHGSSSETVNKKDEEDHTARCSQPVGSNLGTSQGVHVSCNGDTDTSTAYCQDKDVSASSAVDNVTPRHCAGSLFKLNVPPIDVDKVRCIIRNIVRDWAEEGQKERDECYKPILEELNRLFPNRSNERPPSCLVPGAGLGRLALEISSLGFVSQGNEFSYYMLICSSFILNHTQEANEWTIYPWIHSNCNSLSDNDQLRPVSFPDIHPSSAGITDGFSMCAGDFVEVYSEESQESAWDAVVTCFFLDTAHNIVEYIEIISKVLKDGGVWINLGPLLYHFADSYGPDDDMSIELSLEDVKKVAYHYGFVMEVEKMIETTYTANMRAMMQNRYRAAFWTMRKNASRAKAQKPR